Within Nitrospirae bacterium CG2_30_53_67, the genomic segment AGCTAAAAATAGAGAAAGGCCGGCTGGTCTTCTCCGGAGGTTCGATTGACAATCCTGGCCTGGACGTGAGGGCCACACGCCGGACCGGGGATGTGATTGCCGGAGTCAATGTCCGGGGCACCTTGAAAGATCCGCAGCTTGATCTCTTCTCGACACCCGCCATGGACCAGGGCGATGCGCTTTCCTATCTTCTGTTTGGCCGGCCCATGCGGCAGGCTTCCGGCGCTGAAGGTCAGCAATTGTATAATGCTGCACTCTCTCTCGGGTTGAGCGGCGGGGAGAAGCTTGCCAAGCGGATCGGTTCACTCTTCGGCCTGGAGCAACTGGAGGTCGAGGGCGGGGTCACGCCGCAGGAGTCAGTCCTGGTCATCGGCAAGTACCTCTCACCCAGGCTCTATATCAGTTACGGCATCGGGCTCTTCGAGCCGATCAGCACTGTGCGGACCCGCTACCAGGTCAGTAGAAAATGGCTGGTGCAGACAGAACTCGGTATCCAGAGCGGAGCGGACCTGCTGTATAAGATCGAACGATAGGAATCAGGAACGTGCGCTTGAGAAATTATCATTGACATGATGAAAATTGATATTTAGACTTTGCTATGTGAATGGATTGAGGTTTTATATGGATCTGTACATACATTATGTAGCAGATGACAGGTTTTGCTGATTGCCTATGGGAACGCACACACCTCCCCCAGCCGACAAGGTGCTGAAGCTGCTCCGGGATTTCCTCCGCCTGGAACCTGCGGGTGGATTATTATTAATGTTGGCGGCCGTGTTTGCATTGGTTTTCGCTAACTCACCTCTCGCGGTTTACCACGCTACGCTGCTCAATCTTCCCCTCGAGATCAGGATCGGCACTTTCGGAATTGTCAAACCCCTGTTGCTCTGGATAAATGACGGCCTGATGGCGGTGTTCTTCTTCCTCGTGGGTATGGAACTGAAGCGGGAGGTGGTTGAGGGGCACTTATCGAGTCTGCGCCGGGTGAGCCTGCCGGCGTTCGCCGCCAGGGGTGGAATGATAGTGCCCGCGACCTTTTACGCGGCGTTCAACTGGGGTGATCCCGAAGCGATGAGAGGGTGGGCCATCCCGACGGCGACAGACATTGCCTTCGCGTTGGGGGTGCTTTCACTTCTCGGAAAGCGTGTTCCAACCGGGCTGAAAGCCTTCCTGATGAGTGTCGCCATCTTCGACGACCTTGGAGCTATCGTCGTGATCGCTATATTCTACACGGCCGAGCTGTCCCTGCTTTCGCTCGCCATCGCGGCTATTCTGATACTTGGCCTCGCATGCCTCAATCGCCTGGGTGTGATGAAGCCCGCTGCCTATTTCCTCTTTGGCGTTCCGCTGTGGGTGGCGGTGTTGAAGTCCGGCGTGCATGCCACATTGTCAGGCGTCGTCCTGGCGATGTTCATCCCACTGCGTGTGCCGGAGAGATCTCTTTCTGCACACGCACCTGAATCGCTGCTTCGCCATCTCGAACACATGCTGCATCCGTGGGTGGCTTTTGGCGTACTGCCGGTCTTCGCGTTCGCCAACGCAGGCATCTCGATAACGGAAATCTCTTTTGCCGAAGTGCTTCATTCTGTTCCGCTTGGCATCGTGACCG encodes:
- the nhaA gene encoding Na(+)/H(+) antiporter NhaA (exports sodium by using the electrochemical proton gradient to allow protons into the cell; functions in adaptation to high salinity and alkaline pH; activity increases at higher pH; downregulated at acidic pH) codes for the protein MKLLRDFLRLEPAGGLLLMLAAVFALVFANSPLAVYHATLLNLPLEIRIGTFGIVKPLLLWINDGLMAVFFFLVGMELKREVVEGHLSSLRRVSLPAFAARGGMIVPATFYAAFNWGDPEAMRGWAIPTATDIAFALGVLSLLGKRVPTGLKAFLMSVAIFDDLGAIVVIAIFYTAELSLLSLAIAAILILGLACLNRLGVMKPAAYFLFGVPLWVAVLKSGVHATLSGVVLAMFIPLRVPERSLSAHAPESLLRHLEHMLHPWVAFGVLPVFAFANAGISITEISFAEVLHSVPLGIVTGLFLGKQIGVLAMCWITIRLGFASPPEGVGWWQLYGTALLCGIGFTMSLFIASLAFEQGNTAYLGLERLGILIGTFISGLFGYAVLRVSWGKRAKDT